In a single window of the Hippoglossus hippoglossus isolate fHipHip1 chromosome 7, fHipHip1.pri, whole genome shotgun sequence genome:
- the ankrd33aa gene encoding photoreceptor ankyrin repeat protein, translating into MATACDDPHLGEGPSDDCDILLDDSDSESVLSDDSVLPDYEMEEDPREPAKTVYEACARNDPTSLCSMLERGVTKEEANEMDINGRNGLMFAVAKGFVDIVTMLHTCPLIDINQQDNDGNTALMISAQAGFITILNYILNFYSGVDTEVRDPRGFTALIKAGLQGREECVSALLMHGADMNAMDMVQGRGLKDWVLRTGRFETLNRIRRLQAHPVAEHFCESYMPEWPELKPLVAKATAPKTTSQKLRQRLKDSLTFSFPQDPQDNGVMDYMVRMTTSIHSPLIATGCRPLCPTSPPEIGKRRFAVPELLEKHSIKELEEGTVSHSNGSITSASPPAVSATSISLTCCQDSSRRESLASGGMKSFVPRSMAHRNSIFPSGCIPKIEVTRSGEPTPKKEKKKKREKGYLEPPVWKYKEAKEEKKRVKKQEKQKDQDKKPKGSKRSSSQK; encoded by the exons ATGGCCACTGCATGTGATGACCCCCACCTGGGCGAAGGCCCATCCGATGACTGCGACATCCTCCTGGATGATTCGGACTCAGAGAGTGTGCTTTCCGATGACTCGGTGCTTCCCGACTATGAAATGGAGGAAGATCCCAGAGAGCCGGCTAAAACAGTGTACGAGGCCTGTGCCAGGAACGACCCCACATCCCTGTGCAGCATGCTGGAGAGAGGAGTCACTAAAGAAGAGGCCAATGAGATGGACATCAATGGCAGG AATGGACTGATGTTTGCTGTGGCAAAGGGTTTCGTCGATATTGTCACCATGCTGCATACATGTCCATTAATAGACATCAACCAGCAAGATAATGATGGAAATACTGCCCTCATGATTTCTGCCCAGGCAG GCTTCATCACCATTTTGAACTATATCCTCAACTTCTACTCTGGCGTGGACACTGAGGTCAGGGATCCCCGTGGCTTCACTGCCCTCATCAAGGCAGGCCTGCAGGgcagagaggagtgtgtgtctgccctgCTAATGCATG GTGCTGATATGAATGCAATGGACATGGTCCAAGGGAGAGGCCTGAAGGATTGGGTCCTGAGGACAGGAAGGTTTGAAACTTTGAACAGAATACGCCGTCTGCAGGCTCATCCCGTCGCTGAGCATTTCTGTGAAAGCTACATGCCCGAGTGGCCTGAGCTGAAGCCACTGGTGGCAAAGGCCACCGCCCCAAAAACAACCAGTCAGAAACTGAGGCAGCGTCTAAAAGACAGCCTTACTTTCAGCTTCCCTCAGGACCCACAAGACAATGGGGTCATGGACTATATGGTGCGAATGACCACAAGCATCCACAGCCCCCTGATAGCCACTGGCTGCCGTCCTCTCTGTCCCACCAGCCCTCCAGAGATTGGCAAGCGACGGTTTGCCGTGCCCGAACTGCTCGAAAAGCACAGCatcaaggagctggaggagggcaCAGTATCCCACAGCAACGGCTCCATCACCTCAGCTTCTCCTCCCGCTGTGTCAGCCACCTCCATATCTCTGACATGCTGCCAGGACTCCAGCCGCAGGGAGAGCCTGGCCTCAGGTGGCATGAAAAGCTTCGTTCCCCGCAGCATGGCACACAGGAACAGCATCTTCCCCTCGGGCTGTATTCCTAAGATTGAAGTGACAAGATCTGGCGAGCCCACtccaaagaaagagaaaaagaagaaaagagagaagggcTACCTGGAGCCTCCTGTCTGGAAGTACAAGGAAGccaaggaagagaaaaagagagtgaagaagcaggaaaagcAAAAAGACCAAGATAAAAAACCCAAGGGGTCCAAACGTTCATCAAGCCAAAAATGA